The following proteins are co-located in the Chitinivibrionia bacterium genome:
- the rplN gene encoding 50S ribosomal protein L14: MIQMETKLKVADNSGAKIVKCIKVLGGSHRQFASLGDIIVVAVQEAVPGSNVKKGSVQKAIIVRTAKEYGRKDGSFIRFSDNAAVIVNEAGEPRGSRIFGPVARELREKGYMRIVSLAPEVL, encoded by the coding sequence ATGATACAGATGGAAACAAAACTCAAAGTAGCGGACAACTCCGGCGCAAAAATCGTAAAGTGCATTAAAGTACTCGGCGGTTCGCACAGGCAGTTTGCTTCTTTGGGCGACATTATAGTCGTGGCGGTTCAGGAGGCAGTCCCCGGCTCTAACGTTAAAAAGGGGTCGGTGCAAAAAGCGATTATTGTTCGCACGGCAAAAGAATACGGACGTAAGGACGGCTCTTTTATCAGATTCAGCGACAATGCGGCGGTGATAGTAAACGAAGCGGGCGAACCGAGAGGCTCCAGAATTTTCGGACCTGTGGCGCGCGAGCTTCGTGAAAAAGGCTATATGCGTATCGTATCACTCGCACCGGAAGTGCTTTAA
- the rplB gene encoding 50S ribosomal protein L2 produces MAIKTFKPTTPTLRYKSVLVNEQVTTDKPYKPLLVSKSSTGGRNNEGRTTSRFRGGGHKRKYRLVDFKQNKFDIPGVVETIEYDPNRTANIALVKYADGERRYVLATANMAVGQKIITSENAEPTEGNRILLRNIPLGYDVCNLEMKIGKGGQIAKSAGSFAKIIAKDGKYVQVKLPSSEIRKFPEGVFATIGQMSNIEHQNVVIGSAGRMRHKGRRPHNRGVSMNPVDHPMGGGEGKASGGQPRSPWGQKAKGLKTRKGKSESDKYIVSRRKK; encoded by the coding sequence ATGGCAATTAAAACTTTTAAACCTACCACACCTACGCTCAGATACAAGAGTGTTCTTGTAAACGAACAGGTGACGACCGATAAGCCGTACAAACCTCTGCTTGTCAGCAAAAGCAGCACAGGGGGGCGAAATAACGAGGGACGGACAACAAGCCGTTTTCGTGGCGGCGGTCATAAAAGGAAATATCGATTGGTCGATTTTAAGCAGAACAAATTCGATATTCCGGGAGTGGTAGAAACGATTGAATACGATCCGAACAGAACAGCTAACATTGCGTTGGTTAAGTATGCGGACGGAGAAAGACGTTATGTGTTGGCGACTGCAAATATGGCGGTAGGTCAGAAGATTATTACAAGCGAAAACGCGGAGCCTACTGAAGGCAACCGTATTTTGCTCAGAAATATTCCTCTCGGCTACGACGTTTGCAACCTTGAAATGAAAATCGGCAAGGGTGGTCAGATAGCAAAAAGCGCAGGCTCTTTTGCAAAAATTATTGCTAAAGACGGCAAGTATGTTCAGGTGAAATTACCCTCTTCGGAAATCAGAAAATTCCCCGAAGGCGTTTTTGCAACCATCGGACAAATGAGCAACATTGAGCATCAGAATGTAGTAATCGGCTCGGCGGGTAGAATGCGCCACAAAGGTCGTCGTCCGCACAACAGAGGCGTGTCGATGAACCCCGTGGATCACCCGATGGGCGGTGGTGAAGGTAAAGCGTCGGGTGGACAACCGCGTTCGCCTTGGGGTCAGAAGGCTAAAGGTCTTAAGACGCGCAAGGGCAAGTCCGAATCCGATAAATATATAGTCAGCAGAAGAAAGAAATAG
- the tuf gene encoding elongation factor Tu: MAKEKFERTKPHVNVGTIGHVDHGKTTLTAAICSTQAKLFGGKVKKYDEIDNAPEEKERGITIATSHVEYETANRHYAHVDCPGHADYIKNMVTGAAQMDGAILVVSAADGPMPQTREHILLARQVGVPKIVVFLNKIDLVDDEELVELVEMEVRELLSKYEFDGDNAPVIRGSAYKALGDATSGTTSEQGSESISKLMEAVDTYIPLPPREKDKPFLMPVEDVFSITGRGTVATGRIERGTVKVSEELEIVGITDTQKTVCTGVEMFRKLLDSGEAGDNVGLLLRGVDKDKIERGMVLAKPGSIKPHTSFKAEVYVLSKDEGGRHKPFFNGYRPQFYFRTTDVTGDIELPAGVEMIMPGDNTQFTVKLINSIAMEKGLRFAIREGGRTVGAGAVTDILA, from the coding sequence ATGGCTAAAGAAAAGTTTGAAAGAACTAAACCGCACGTAAACGTCGGTACAATCGGTCACGTTGACCACGGTAAAACAACTTTGACCGCGGCTATCTGCTCAACACAAGCAAAATTGTTCGGCGGAAAAGTTAAAAAGTATGACGAAATCGACAACGCGCCCGAAGAAAAAGAGCGCGGTATTACTATTGCTACTTCGCACGTTGAGTACGAAACCGCAAACCGCCACTATGCGCACGTTGACTGTCCCGGACACGCCGACTATATCAAGAATATGGTTACGGGCGCGGCTCAGATGGACGGTGCAATCCTTGTTGTTTCAGCGGCTGACGGTCCTATGCCTCAGACTCGCGAACACATCTTGCTTGCTCGTCAGGTTGGCGTTCCGAAAATTGTTGTTTTCTTGAACAAAATTGACCTTGTTGACGACGAAGAGCTTGTTGAACTTGTTGAAATGGAAGTTCGCGAGTTGCTCAGCAAATATGAATTTGACGGCGATAACGCTCCTGTTATTCGCGGCTCTGCTTATAAAGCATTGGGCGACGCGACAAGCGGAACTACTTCGGAGCAAGGTTCCGAGTCAATCTCAAAGCTCATGGAAGCGGTTGACACTTATATTCCTCTGCCTCCTCGTGAAAAAGACAAGCCGTTCCTTATGCCTGTTGAAGACGTGTTCTCAATCACAGGTCGCGGAACTGTTGCTACGGGTCGTATCGAGCGCGGAACGGTTAAAGTCAGCGAAGAGTTGGAAATTGTTGGTATCACCGACACTCAGAAAACTGTTTGCACAGGCGTTGAAATGTTCAGAAAACTTCTTGATTCGGGTGAAGCGGGCGATAACGTTGGTTTGTTGCTTCGCGGCGTTGACAAAGACAAAATCGAGCGTGGAATGGTATTGGCAAAACCCGGTTCTATTAAGCCGCACACAAGCTTCAAGGCTGAAGTTTACGTGTTGAGCAAAGACGAAGGCGGACGTCATAAACCCTTCTTCAACGGATACCGTCCTCAGTTCTACTTTAGAACTACAGACGTTACGGGAGACATCGAGTTGCCCGCAGGCGTAGAAATGATTATGCCCGGCGACAACACTCAGTTTACCGTTAAGTTGATTAACTCGATTGCTATGGAAAAAGGTCTTCGCTTCGCTATTCGTGAAGGCGGAAGAACTGTTGGCGCGGGCGCTGTAACTGATATCCTTGCTTAA
- the rplX gene encoding 50S ribosomal protein L24: MSYRVRKDDLVMVISGDDKGKQGKVLAVKPKDGKILVEGVKIIKRHNKADARRNVQAGIVEKEAYIHISNVMIVDKKVNKPTRIGVSVLADGKKVRVSKKSKEQLD, from the coding sequence ATGTCGTATAGAGTCAGAAAAGATGATTTGGTTATGGTAATTTCCGGAGACGACAAGGGTAAACAAGGCAAAGTGCTTGCTGTTAAGCCCAAAGACGGTAAAATTCTTGTGGAAGGCGTAAAAATTATTAAACGCCACAACAAGGCGGACGCTCGTCGTAATGTCCAAGCGGGAATTGTTGAAAAAGAGGCTTACATTCATATCTCTAACGTTATGATTGTAGATAAGAAGGTGAATAAACCGACGCGAATTGGAGTTTCAGTTTTGGCGGACGGTAAAAAGGTGAGAGTATCAAAGAAATCCAAGGAGCAGTTAGATTGA
- the rpsQ gene encoding 30S ribosomal protein S17 has protein sequence MVVAAEDRNNRKARTGIVVSDKGDKTITVSVQRQVLHPKYDKMIRLSKKYRAHDETNEANIGDTVRIMETRPLSKTKRWRLVEIVEKAK, from the coding sequence ATGGTAGTAGCAGCAGAAGACAGAAACAATAGAAAGGCGAGAACAGGCATTGTCGTAAGCGATAAGGGCGATAAGACAATAACGGTGTCGGTTCAACGTCAGGTGTTGCATCCCAAATATGACAAGATGATTCGTTTGAGCAAAAAATACAGAGCGCACGACGAAACAAACGAAGCGAATATCGGGGATACAGTTCGTATAATGGAAACGCGTCCTCTTTCTAAAACAAAGAGATGGCGGCTTGTTGAAATCGTTGAAAAAGCGAAGTAA
- the rplW gene encoding 50S ribosomal protein L23 encodes MSIYHSIIREPLITETTSELMAQGKFAFKVAVDATKCEIKDAVEEIFKAKKVKVLSVNTMNYDGKPKRVGRFSGKRPDWKKAIVKIENGKELDLFNEI; translated from the coding sequence ATGAGCATCTATCATTCAATAATCAGAGAGCCCTTGATTACGGAAACTACAAGCGAATTGATGGCGCAAGGCAAATTTGCCTTCAAAGTTGCGGTTGACGCGACCAAATGCGAAATCAAAGACGCGGTGGAAGAAATTTTCAAGGCGAAAAAAGTGAAGGTATTGTCTGTAAATACGATGAATTACGATGGCAAACCGAAACGCGTCGGAAGATTTTCGGGAAAACGTCCCGATTGGAAAAAAGCGATTGTAAAGATTGAAAACGGTAAAGAGTTGGATCTTTTCAATGAGATTTAA
- the rplP gene encoding 50S ribosomal protein L16, protein MLSPKKIKWRKPQKGRMKGKACRGAELAFGDCGIQALEPGRISARQIEAARVAMTRKIKRGAKVWIRIFPNKAITKKPAETRMGKGKGSPEFWAAVVRPGTILFEMAGAPDKVAQEAAIRLAMNKLPIKARYIVHELAER, encoded by the coding sequence ATGCTTTCCCCAAAGAAAATTAAGTGGAGAAAACCGCAAAAAGGCAGAATGAAAGGCAAGGCGTGCAGAGGCGCGGAATTGGCTTTCGGCGATTGCGGAATTCAAGCGCTTGAACCGGGTCGTATATCCGCCCGCCAAATTGAGGCGGCTCGGGTTGCAATGACTCGTAAAATTAAGAGAGGCGCGAAGGTTTGGATACGTATTTTCCCGAACAAGGCGATTACGAAGAAACCTGCCGAAACCCGTATGGGTAAAGGTAAAGGAAGCCCCGAATTCTGGGCGGCGGTAGTTCGTCCGGGCACCATTCTTTTTGAAATGGCGGGCGCTCCCGACAAAGTTGCGCAAGAAGCGGCGATACGTTTGGCAATGAACAAACTTCCTATTAAGGCAAGATACATTGTCCACGAGTTGGCAGAAAGGTAA
- the rpsJ gene encoding 30S ribosomal protein S10: protein MSEKIRIRLKSFDHAVLDGSAKEIARIATGAGARVLGPIPLPVEKTVYTVLRSPHVNKKSREQFETRVHKRLIDIVESTSHTVEALMKLDLPAGVVAEIKV from the coding sequence GTGAGCGAAAAAATTAGAATTAGATTGAAATCTTTCGACCACGCCGTCTTGGACGGCTCGGCGAAGGAAATCGCAAGAATAGCAACGGGAGCGGGCGCGAGAGTGCTCGGTCCTATCCCGTTGCCTGTGGAGAAAACGGTTTATACTGTGCTTCGTTCTCCTCACGTGAACAAAAAGTCGCGCGAGCAGTTCGAAACAAGAGTTCATAAACGTCTTATTGATATTGTTGAATCAACATCTCATACGGTAGAAGCGCTAATGAAATTGGATTTGCCTGCCGGAGTTGTTGCCGAAATCAAAGTTTGA
- the rpsS gene encoding 30S ribosomal protein S19, which translates to MARSIKKGPFVDKHLYKKVEDLNTAGKKTVVKTWSRRSIIIPDFVGHNFSVHNGNKFVPVYVSENMVGHKLGEFAPTRIFRGHAGDKKASSK; encoded by the coding sequence ATGGCTCGTTCTATTAAAAAAGGACCTTTTGTAGATAAACATCTCTATAAGAAGGTCGAGGATTTGAATACTGCCGGGAAGAAAACCGTGGTTAAGACGTGGTCTCGCCGCTCGATAATCATTCCGGATTTTGTTGGTCATAATTTTTCTGTTCATAACGGAAATAAATTTGTTCCGGTTTATGTATCGGAAAATATGGTAGGACATAAACTCGGCGAATTTGCTCCGACGCGTATCTTTAGAGGACACGCGGGAGACAAAAAAGCGTCATCGAAGTAA
- the rplC gene encoding 50S ribosomal protein L3: MPKSKFDLTREVEQEMFGLIGRKIGMTRISNAETGVIIPVSVVQIGKNVVLQLKTLEKDGYEAAQIGFDVVERRGTPIGKDGKPVAVEYPKSKSGKVVEARKYKGSQSNAEVCHALKHGSQPVRHIKEFVIEAGEKVESGQELGVENFKGVRFVDITGTTKGRGFAGTVKRYKFHLGRHTHGNTCYRERGSLGAGTYPARVFPGLKMAGHYGDAQKTIRGCELVGIDEEKGVLFVKGAIPGKTNGLVFVKKNLVKA, from the coding sequence TTGCCGAAATCAAAGTTTGATTTAACAAGAGAAGTTGAGCAAGAAATGTTTGGTTTAATAGGCAGAAAAATAGGTATGACCCGAATTTCCAATGCGGAAACGGGTGTGATTATACCGGTGAGTGTTGTGCAAATCGGCAAAAATGTCGTGTTGCAACTGAAAACACTCGAAAAAGACGGCTACGAAGCCGCGCAAATCGGTTTTGACGTCGTTGAAAGACGCGGCACTCCGATTGGCAAAGACGGAAAACCCGTTGCTGTCGAATATCCGAAATCCAAAAGCGGCAAAGTCGTGGAAGCGCGCAAATACAAAGGCAGTCAAAGCAACGCCGAAGTTTGCCACGCGCTTAAACACGGCAGTCAGCCCGTTCGCCACATCAAAGAATTTGTGATTGAAGCAGGCGAAAAAGTGGAATCGGGACAGGAACTCGGGGTGGAAAACTTCAAAGGTGTTCGTTTTGTTGATATTACAGGTACAACAAAAGGTCGCGGATTTGCGGGAACGGTTAAACGCTATAAATTCCATTTGGGAAGACATACGCACGGTAATACTTGCTACAGAGAGCGCGGATCGCTCGGAGCGGGAACTTATCCTGCGAGAGTATTCCCCGGACTTAAAATGGCAGGGCATTACGGCGACGCGCAAAAGACAATTCGCGGTTGTGAATTGGTCGGTATCGATGAAGAAAAGGGAGTTCTTTTCGTTAAGGGTGCAATCCCGGGAAAAACGAACGGACTTGTGTTTGTCAAAAAAAATTTGGTGAAGGCATAA
- the rplV gene encoding 50S ribosomal protein L22, translating to MVAEKKEVKSIPQASAKVKHLRSSARKARLVVNEVRGKKVGDALALLQYSISKHIARDVEKLIRSAVANLENKNSDINIDLKDIVVKTIFVDEGTTLKRFQPKAQGRAGRILKRMCHITVTVSSDAAK from the coding sequence ATGGTAGCAGAAAAAAAAGAAGTAAAAAGCATTCCGCAGGCAAGCGCAAAAGTGAAACATCTTCGCTCGTCTGCCCGTAAGGCGCGTCTTGTCGTAAACGAGGTAAGAGGAAAAAAAGTCGGCGACGCTTTGGCTCTTTTGCAGTATTCAATTAGCAAGCATATTGCTCGCGACGTTGAAAAACTCATAAGGTCGGCGGTAGCTAATCTTGAAAACAAAAACTCCGACATCAATATTGATTTGAAGGACATTGTTGTAAAGACGATTTTTGTAGATGAAGGAACAACGCTCAAAAGATTTCAGCCCAAAGCGCAAGGTCGCGCGGGAAGAATTCTTAAACGTATGTGTCATATAACCGTAACCGTGTCAAGCGACGCCGCTAAGTAA
- the rpmC gene encoding 50S ribosomal protein L29, with the protein MKSKELRELDKAALANKIDELEALYLKLRFQKVSGQLENPSKLRTTRRDIARAKTILTEKGVA; encoded by the coding sequence ATGAAATCTAAAGAACTTAGAGAATTGGACAAAGCGGCATTGGCTAACAAAATCGACGAGCTTGAGGCGCTTTATCTTAAACTTCGCTTCCAAAAGGTCTCGGGACAATTGGAAAATCCGTCGAAATTAAGAACCACCCGCAGAGATATTGCTCGGGCTAAAACAATTCTGACAGAGAAAGGCGTTGCGTAA
- the rplD gene encoding 50S ribosomal protein L4: MKAKLYAANGTAKGSIDLPESIFGVEPNNALLHSVIVGYLANQRQGTAKTKTRAEVSGGGKKPWKQKGTGRARAGSNTSPVWSRGGKAHGTQPRDYRQGITRKMRRKALLCAYSTRATEEKIAVITGLAFEQPKTKTVAELLSKIGVYNNKNYIGKTLFVVSGDDRNVYLSSRNLKDVDVKAVSDICAYDVVRATNIIFADEAIIGKIGETVL, from the coding sequence ATGAAAGCAAAACTTTATGCGGCAAACGGAACGGCTAAAGGCTCTATTGATTTGCCTGAAAGCATTTTCGGAGTAGAGCCGAACAATGCTCTTTTGCATTCCGTGATAGTCGGATATTTGGCAAACCAAAGACAGGGAACTGCCAAAACAAAAACCCGCGCGGAAGTAAGCGGCGGTGGTAAGAAACCTTGGAAACAAAAAGGTACAGGTCGCGCGCGCGCAGGTTCAAATACTTCTCCCGTTTGGTCGAGAGGCGGAAAAGCGCACGGAACTCAACCCAGAGATTACAGGCAGGGAATTACTCGCAAAATGAGAAGAAAAGCGCTTTTGTGCGCATATTCGACTCGTGCAACCGAGGAAAAAATCGCGGTAATCACAGGACTTGCGTTTGAGCAGCCGAAAACGAAAACCGTTGCGGAACTTTTGAGCAAAATCGGAGTTTACAACAACAAAAATTACATCGGAAAAACGCTTTTTGTGGTATCGGGCGACGATAGAAACGTTTATTTGTCGAGCCGCAACCTCAAAGATGTTGACGTTAAGGCGGTAAGCGATATTTGTGCTTATGACGTTGTTCGTGCGACAAATATTATATTTGCGGACGAGGCGATTATCGGCAAAATAGGAGAGACGGTACTATGA
- the rpsC gene encoding 30S ribosomal protein S3 has product MGQKVNPIGLRLGITRRSFSNWYSDRDVAEYVKEDLTIRKYLRERLKKAGLSSVYIARKANKVLVELNASRPGVVIGKKGEEVEKVKNELKYLTKKDIEVSVKEVKKPEVDAQLVADNIATQIEGRVAYKRAVKKAIQTAMRMDTEGIKVKVGGRLNGAEIARKEEFKEGRTPLHTLRADIDYATSTAHTTYGCIGVKVWICKGEKLSLKDERSLEEAK; this is encoded by the coding sequence TTGGGACAAAAAGTTAATCCTATAGGTTTAAGACTTGGAATTACCAGAAGAAGTTTTTCCAACTGGTATAGCGACAGAGACGTTGCGGAATACGTGAAAGAGGATTTGACAATTCGCAAATATCTGAGAGAGCGTCTTAAAAAAGCGGGACTTTCTTCGGTTTATATCGCAAGAAAAGCGAACAAAGTTCTTGTTGAACTTAACGCGTCAAGACCCGGCGTTGTTATCGGAAAAAAAGGCGAAGAAGTCGAAAAGGTAAAGAACGAACTTAAGTATCTTACCAAAAAAGACATTGAAGTTTCCGTAAAAGAAGTGAAAAAACCCGAAGTTGACGCGCAGCTTGTCGCAGACAATATCGCCACTCAAATCGAGGGCAGAGTCGCATACAAGAGAGCGGTTAAAAAGGCAATTCAGACAGCGATGCGTATGGATACGGAAGGCATAAAAGTCAAGGTCGGCGGTCGTCTTAACGGTGCGGAAATCGCGAGAAAAGAAGAGTTTAAAGAAGGTCGTACACCTTTGCACACTCTCAGAGCGGACATCGATTATGCAACTTCCACGGCTCATACGACTTACGGTTGTATCGGCGTAAAAGTGTGGATTTGCAAGGGCGAAAAATTGTCTTTGAAAGATGAACGTTCACTTGAAGAAGCGAAATAA